A genome region from Brienomyrus brachyistius isolate T26 chromosome 23, BBRACH_0.4, whole genome shotgun sequence includes the following:
- the hibadha gene encoding 3-hydroxyisobutyrate dehydrogenase a, producing MAALFRMSRNLLQMCNKHADIAMASSRALASKTPVGFIGLGNMGSPMAKNLLKHGYPIVATDAFPESGKELQDLGAQIVDSPAEVADKTDRIITMLPSSPNVVDAYTGANGVLKKVKKGALLIDSSTIDPSVSKEMAVAAEKMGAVFMDAPVSGGVGAASLAKLTFMVGGPEEEFTAVKELLGCMGANVLYCGPVGTGQAVKICNNMLLAIGMIGTAETMNLGIRLGLDPKLLAQILNMSSGRCWSSDAYNPVPGVMEGVPSANNYQGGYSTTLMTKDLGLAQDSATDTKTAIPLGSLAHEMYRVMCTRGYASKDFSSVFQFLREKEGQ from the exons ATGGCTGCGTTATTTAGAATGTCGCGGAACTTGCTGCAAATGTGCAATAAGCATGCCGACATAGCGATGG CCTCCTCCAGGGCCTTGGCCTCCAAGACGCCAGTGGGCTTCATCGGGCTGGGAAACATGGGCAGCCCCATGGCCAAGAACCTGCTGAAGCACGGCTACCCGATCGTTGCCACAGATGCCTTCCCTGAATCtgggaaggagctgcaggacctGGGAGCACAG ATCGTGGACTCCCCTGCGGAGGTGGCCGACAAGACAGATCGGATCATCACCATGCTGCCCTCCAGCCCTAACGTGGTGGACGCGTACACGGGGGCCAATGGCGTTCTTAA GAAGGTGAAGAAGGGCGCCCTCCTTATCGACTCCAGCACCATCGACCCATCCGTTTCCAAGGAGATGGCAGTTGCCGCAGAGAAGATGGGAGCAGTGTTTATGGACGCACCCGTGTCGGGGg GTGTGGGAGCGGCAAGCTTGGCCAAACTGACCTTCATGGTGGGGGGACCAGAGGAGGAGTTTACCGCCGTCAAGGAGCTTCTGGGCTGCATGGGGGCTAACGTGCTGTACTGCGGCCCAGTCGGCACTGGCCAG GCAGTCAAAATTTGTAACAACATGCTTCTGGCGATAGGAATGATCGGAACTGCAGAGACCATGAACCTGGGAATCCG GCTAGGGCTTGACCCCAAGCTGCTGGCCCAGATCCTCAACATGAGCTCTGGACGCTGCTGGTCCAGTGATGCTTACAACCCAGTCCCTGGCGTGATGGAGGGCGTCCCCTCAGCGAACAACTACCAAGGGGGCTACAGCACCACGTTGATGACGAAG GACCTGGGCTTGGCCCAAGACTCTGCGACGGACACCAAGACCGCCATCCCGCTGGGCTCACTGGCTCATGAGATGTACCGAGTGATGTGCACCCGCGGCTACGCCAGCAAGGACTTCTCCTCCGTCTTCCAGTTCCTGCGCGAAAAGGAGGGCCAATAG